CCGCGGACGGCCTGGAGATCAAGGCCGCCATCCGCTGGACGCGCTGCACGGCCTCTTCGTGCTGCTTCTCGAATACCGGCGCTGCGATCGCATACGCGCGCCGCTGCCGGTGGTCGAGCGCCACGATCGCGTCGTAGAACCCGAGGCGGCAATCGGGCACGGCGGCGTCGTCCGCACACCCGTGAGGCACGCGCTCGACGAAGTGGCGCAGGTCATATCCAAAGTAGCCGACCGCGCCCCCCAGGAAGGGTGGATCACCGGGCTCGCGAGCAAGGGGAAAGCGCGACAGCAGGGTCTTGAGCGCGGCAAAGGGGCTCCGACGGTCACCGTCAGCCCTCAGCCCCGACACGCGCAGCCTCGCGCCCTTCGATTCCAGGAGGGCGAAGGGCTCGGCGCCCATGAACGACCAGCGCCCCGAGCGACCGTCAACCAGGGCGCTGTCCAGGAAAAACGGCGCGCGCAGGCGCGCCAGCGCGCAAAACGAGGCGAAGGGGTCGTCCGGATAGGGTATCTCGCGGATTATGGGGCGCACGCCGACCTCCAGAGCGCGTATATTCCGCCGCCGGCGGCCCCTTTCCTGTTGCGCGCCGCCCTCCAGACAGCGGCGCCATTGTGGAATAATCTCAACAGAGGGATGGGCACCGGGGGACGCTGTGCCAGGGCTTACGCAAAGCGACGGTTGACCAAGAGATGCAGAGGTTCCTCTCCAGACAACGCGGGTTCACGCTGATCGAGATGTTGATTGTAATCACCATCATCGCCATTCTCGCGCTGATCGTAATCCCCAGGCTGACCGCCGCCGGCCGGCGGGGGAAGGAGGCGTCCCTCAGAGCCGACCTCAAGCAGTTGCGCGACGCGATCGAGCGCTTTGAGGCCAACACCGCCGCCTGGCCACCTTCGCTGGCCGACCTCATGGCAGCCGATGGCAGCGCCGTCAGCGCGGATGTTGACGGGCGGGGGATGAGCGTGGACCGCGCGGGGTACGAAGGCCCGTACTTGCGCACTGGCAGCGGCTCCCTTCCCGCGGACCCCTTCACCGGTGCCGCCGACTGGACCTACAACAGCTCCACCGGTGAGGTGCACAGCAGCTCGACCCTGACTGCACTGGACGCCAGCACGTACTCGATTTGGTGAACGCGCGAATCCCCTCTTTCCGCGAACCCGCTCCTGCCCGCCGTTTGCGCTTGCGTTTCCGTACGGTTTGACCTACAATTCCTCGCAGCCCAGTCACAGGAGGCCCGCCATGGCTCAGCTATTCGGGGAACAGATCACTCGCAACGAGTTGCTCCAGCGCGTCGGCAGCATGCGCCAGGTGTGCGGGATCGAACTGGCGGTCTTGGATGAAGGGGTCGAGGCCGGCGTTCGGGTCGCGGACATCAGCACCGGCAGCGGTTTTCGTTTTCGCGTCGTCATCAGCCGGGGGCTGGACATCGCAGGCGCCGACTGGCGGGGCATCCCGCTGGCGTGGCGCTC
The sequence above is drawn from the Armatimonadota bacterium genome and encodes:
- a CDS encoding prepilin-type N-terminal cleavage/methylation domain-containing protein, which gives rise to MQRFLSRQRGFTLIEMLIVITIIAILALIVIPRLTAAGRRGKEASLRADLKQLRDAIERFEANTAAWPPSLADLMAADGSAVSADVDGRGMSVDRAGYEGPYLRTGSGSLPADPFTGAADWTYNSSTGEVHSSSTLTALDASTYSIW